From one Catenuloplanes nepalensis genomic stretch:
- the priA gene encoding bifunctional 1-(5-phosphoribosyl)-5-((5-phosphoribosylamino)methylideneamino)imidazole-4-carboxamide isomerase/phosphoribosylanthranilate isomerase PriA, whose product MTLELLPAVDVADGQAVRLVQGAAGSETAYGDPLEAALAWQLDGATWIHLVDLDAAFGRGSNAELLAEVVGRLDVNVELSGGIRDDESLKRALDTGATRVNIGTAALENPEWCDRVAAEYGDRVAIGLDVRGRTLSARGWTRDGGDLYEVLARLDKAGAARYVVTDITKDGTMRGPNLELLREVCAATPAPVIASGGVSTLDDLRALATLESAGVEGVIAGKALYAGAFTVSEALRVLFES is encoded by the coding sequence GTGACCCTCGAACTGCTTCCCGCCGTCGACGTCGCCGACGGTCAGGCCGTCCGCCTGGTGCAGGGCGCGGCCGGCAGCGAGACCGCGTACGGCGACCCGCTGGAGGCCGCGCTCGCCTGGCAACTCGACGGAGCCACCTGGATTCACCTGGTCGACCTGGACGCCGCGTTCGGCCGTGGCTCGAACGCCGAGCTGCTGGCCGAGGTCGTGGGCCGGCTCGACGTCAACGTGGAACTCTCCGGCGGCATCCGCGACGACGAGTCCCTGAAGCGCGCATTGGACACCGGCGCGACCCGGGTCAACATCGGCACGGCCGCGCTGGAGAACCCGGAGTGGTGCGACCGGGTCGCCGCGGAGTATGGCGACCGTGTTGCGATCGGCCTGGACGTGCGCGGCCGCACGCTGTCCGCGCGTGGCTGGACCCGGGACGGCGGCGACCTCTACGAGGTGCTCGCCCGCCTGGACAAGGCCGGCGCGGCTCGCTACGTCGTCACGGACATCACCAAGGACGGCACCATGCGCGGCCCGAACCTCGAACTGCTCCGCGAGGTCTGCGCCGCCACGCCCGCCCCGGTGATCGCCAGCGGCGGCGTGTCCACGCTGGACGACCTGCGTGCGCTGGCCACGCTCGAGTCGGCCGGCGTCGAGGGCGTCATCGCCGGGAAGGCGCTCTACGCGGGCGCGTTCACGGTGTCGGAGGCACTGCGGGTCCTGTTCGAGAGCTGA
- a CDS encoding LON peptidase substrate-binding domain-containing protein, which produces MVTRLPVFPLGTVLFPGLVMPLHIFEERYRELVRDLVARPEETPREFGVVAIRSGWEVLPAGPGGPDAAAARVTLHEIGCTAEVRQVTELPDGQFDLLTVGRRRFRITEVMPDPAPYLVAQVEWLPEPAGAEDVADLLAPRVLATFREYLSLMRPESPDVPEQLPDDPTTLSHLVAATGAFTVEDRQALLAATDTAARLRAELKLLTREAALFRTVRAVPVPLSEYATPSSQN; this is translated from the coding sequence GTGGTGACGCGGTTGCCGGTGTTCCCGTTGGGGACGGTGCTCTTCCCCGGCCTGGTGATGCCGCTGCACATCTTCGAGGAGCGATATCGCGAGCTGGTCCGTGACCTGGTCGCCCGCCCCGAGGAGACGCCGCGCGAGTTCGGCGTCGTCGCGATCCGCAGCGGCTGGGAGGTGCTGCCCGCCGGACCGGGCGGCCCCGACGCCGCCGCCGCGCGCGTCACGCTGCACGAGATCGGCTGCACCGCCGAGGTCCGCCAGGTCACCGAGCTGCCCGACGGCCAGTTCGACCTGCTCACCGTGGGCCGCCGCCGCTTCCGGATCACCGAGGTGATGCCGGACCCCGCGCCCTATCTGGTCGCCCAGGTCGAGTGGCTGCCCGAGCCGGCCGGCGCCGAGGACGTGGCCGACCTGCTGGCCCCGCGCGTGCTCGCCACGTTCCGCGAATACCTGAGCCTGATGCGCCCGGAGTCGCCCGACGTGCCCGAACAGCTCCCGGACGACCCGACCACGCTCTCCCACCTGGTCGCGGCGACCGGCGCGTTCACGGTCGAGGACCGCCAGGCCCTGCTCGCCGCGACCGACACCGCGGCCCGCCTACGCGCCGAGCTCAAGCTGCTCACCCGCGAGGCCGCGCTGTTCCGCACGGTCCGCGCGGTCCCGGTCCCGCTCTCCGAATACGCCACCCCGTCCAGCCAGAACTAG
- a CDS encoding EamA family transporter, which produces MRVQVRGAGRVVGRGLAEGRDGRAAADLAALRSADLPAAGAVLFIAFVATLGGFGAWGSLIKRYGASTVAPFSMLLPFFGMGSAALFLGEPLYAQDVAGGLLVIGGVLLPFLVKPRPRAGAVAPAPIGSSS; this is translated from the coding sequence GTGCGTGTTCAGGTCCGCGGCGCGGGCCGCGTAGTCGGTCGAGGCCTGGCGGAGGGCCGTGATGGCCGCGCCGCGGCGGACCTGGCGGCGCTGCGGAGCGCGGACCTGCCGGCGGCCGGAGCCGTGCTGTTCATCGCGTTCGTCGCCACGCTCGGCGGCTTCGGCGCGTGGGGCTCGTTGATCAAGCGGTACGGCGCGTCCACGGTCGCGCCGTTCTCCATGCTCTTGCCGTTCTTCGGGATGGGTTCGGCCGCGCTCTTCCTCGGCGAGCCGCTGTACGCGCAGGACGTCGCCGGCGGTCTGCTGGTGATCGGGGGAGTGCTGCTGCCGTTCCTGGTCAAGCCGCGCCCTCGCGCGGGAGCTGTGGCCCCGGCCCCGATAGGCTCGTCGTCATGA
- a CDS encoding DUF2567 domain-containing protein, translating into MSASSWQPGVSGVPSSDDHGPEPSPVSAPELPGSPPDPLTPDPAGPPSPSEPPESPGPPLGREIAWSVAAGLVIAALGIPLGLLWAVLAPDVPVVQGENGPLLTSAQPEQFVAADGWFTFLGIAFGILITVAAWYALRRYRGAIALTAVTLGTIGAALLASWAGSKVGLGEYERLKATAAIGEHFTKPAELRAGEVHLFLGFLPGIRGDLLAGPLAAAATYTLLAGWSPWPSLRPEPSPTYPPATPIGPAFTAPSSDLGAPAPLDAGTPPSGPTEAVGDSSDTKEWERPEAGR; encoded by the coding sequence GTGAGCGCGTCCAGTTGGCAGCCCGGCGTCAGCGGTGTCCCGTCGTCCGACGACCATGGCCCGGAGCCGTCGCCGGTGTCCGCGCCGGAGCTGCCCGGGTCGCCGCCCGATCCGCTGACGCCGGACCCGGCGGGTCCGCCGTCCCCCTCGGAGCCGCCGGAGTCGCCGGGGCCGCCGCTCGGCCGGGAGATCGCGTGGTCCGTCGCTGCAGGGCTGGTGATCGCGGCGCTGGGCATCCCGCTCGGGCTGCTCTGGGCCGTGCTGGCGCCGGACGTGCCGGTCGTGCAGGGCGAGAACGGTCCGCTGCTCACGTCCGCGCAGCCGGAGCAGTTCGTGGCCGCGGACGGGTGGTTCACGTTCCTCGGCATCGCGTTCGGCATCCTGATCACCGTGGCGGCGTGGTACGCGCTGCGCCGCTATCGCGGCGCGATCGCGTTGACCGCGGTCACGCTCGGAACGATCGGTGCGGCGCTGCTGGCGTCATGGGCGGGCAGCAAGGTCGGCCTCGGCGAGTACGAGCGGCTCAAGGCGACCGCGGCGATCGGCGAGCACTTCACCAAGCCGGCCGAGCTGCGGGCCGGCGAGGTGCACCTGTTCCTGGGCTTCCTGCCCGGCATCCGCGGCGACCTGCTGGCCGGCCCGCTGGCCGCCGCGGCCACCTACACGCTGCTCGCCGGCTGGTCCCCGTGGCCGTCGCTCCGCCCCGAGCCGTCGCCCACCTACCCGCCCGCCACCCCGATCGGCCCGGCCTTCACCGCACCCTCCAGCGACCTCGGCGCACCGGCGCCGCTCGATGCGGGCACGCCGCCCTCCGGGCCGACTGAGGCCGTGGGCGACAGCAGCGACACCAAGGAGTGGGAGCGTCCGGAAGCCGGCAGGTGA
- the hisD gene encoding histidinol dehydrogenase has translation MLNRIDLRSAADAAVPRGLLPRAQLDVSVATETIRPLVEAVREHGFPAIREATERFDGVHLERLRVPAEAIAASLSALEPDVRAALEEAIARTRKVHADQRRHDVTTQVAAGGTVTERWLPVSRVGLYVPGGLAMYPSTVVMNVVPAQIAGVDALVVASPPQKENGGLPDARVLAACALLGVDEVYAAGGAQAIAMLGYGSTGAVDGDGCAPVDVITGPGNIWVTAAKRLLRGVVGIDAEAGPTEIAILADDTADPVHVAADLISQAEHDPLAASVLVTPSVALADAIEDALSRMVAATKHTERITTSLTGSQSGIVLVADLEQGLRVVDAYAAEHLEIQTRDAREWAMRVRNAGAIFVGAFAPVSLGDYCAGSNHVLPTGGCARHQSGLSVQSFLKNVHIVEYDEPALREVAAHVVALATVEDLPAHGEAVTARFPGGFA, from the coding sequence GTGTTGAACCGGATCGACCTGCGGAGCGCGGCCGACGCCGCGGTGCCGCGTGGCCTGCTGCCCCGTGCCCAGCTCGACGTCTCGGTCGCGACCGAGACCATCCGCCCGCTCGTGGAGGCGGTCCGTGAGCATGGGTTCCCGGCCATCCGCGAGGCGACCGAGCGGTTCGACGGCGTGCATCTGGAGCGACTGCGCGTGCCGGCCGAGGCGATCGCGGCGTCGCTCTCCGCGCTCGAGCCGGACGTGCGCGCCGCGCTGGAGGAGGCGATCGCCCGCACCCGCAAGGTGCACGCCGACCAGCGCCGGCACGACGTGACCACGCAGGTCGCGGCCGGTGGCACGGTCACCGAGCGCTGGCTGCCGGTGTCCCGCGTCGGTCTCTACGTGCCCGGCGGCCTCGCGATGTACCCGTCGACCGTCGTGATGAACGTGGTGCCCGCGCAGATCGCGGGCGTGGATGCGCTGGTGGTGGCGAGCCCGCCGCAGAAGGAGAACGGCGGCCTGCCGGACGCCCGGGTGCTGGCCGCGTGCGCGCTGCTCGGCGTGGACGAGGTCTATGCGGCCGGCGGCGCCCAGGCGATCGCGATGCTGGGCTACGGCTCGACCGGCGCGGTCGACGGCGACGGCTGCGCCCCGGTCGACGTGATCACCGGCCCCGGCAACATCTGGGTGACCGCGGCGAAGCGGCTGCTGCGCGGCGTGGTCGGCATCGACGCGGAGGCCGGGCCGACCGAGATCGCGATCCTGGCCGACGACACCGCCGACCCGGTGCACGTCGCGGCCGACCTGATCAGCCAGGCCGAGCACGACCCCCTCGCGGCGAGCGTGCTGGTCACGCCGTCCGTGGCGCTCGCGGACGCGATCGAGGACGCGCTGTCCCGGATGGTCGCGGCCACCAAGCACACCGAGCGGATCACCACGTCGCTGACCGGTTCGCAGTCGGGGATCGTCCTGGTCGCGGATCTGGAGCAGGGCCTGCGGGTCGTCGACGCGTACGCGGCGGAGCACCTGGAGATCCAGACGCGGGACGCGCGCGAGTGGGCGATGCGGGTGCGCAACGCCGGCGCGATCTTCGTGGGGGCGTTCGCGCCGGTGTCGCTGGGCGACTACTGCGCCGGCTCCAACCACGTGCTGCCGACCGGCGGCTGCGCCCGGCACCAGTCCGGCCTGTCCGTGCAGTCGTTCCTGAAGAACGTGCACATCGTGGAGTATGACGAGCCCGCGCTGCGCGAGGTCGCGGCGCACGTGGTCGCGCTCGCCACGGTGGAGGACCTGCCGGCGCACGGCGAGGCCGTCACCGCGCGGTTCCCCGGAGGGTTCGCATGA
- the lspA gene encoding signal peptidase II: MTVEAEQPPAEARASGPGSVRRAVTVLGAVAAVSVAADFATKELALATLNYRDDVTVIPGVLYWSLIRNSGAAFSLGEDYTWIFPIVTIVVVIWIGWMATKLRSVPWAISLGLVLGGALGNLIDRIFREPSPFLGHVVDFISVFQPDAGAFPIFNLADSSLSVGVVLAVLLELTGRQRDGSRISSDSGEKPAPGSSDKKDSTSA, from the coding sequence GTGACGGTGGAGGCTGAGCAGCCGCCCGCGGAAGCGCGTGCCAGCGGGCCCGGAAGTGTTCGGCGGGCGGTCACCGTCCTCGGCGCGGTCGCGGCCGTCAGCGTCGCGGCGGACTTCGCGACCAAGGAGCTCGCGCTCGCGACGCTGAACTATCGCGACGACGTGACGGTGATCCCGGGCGTGCTCTACTGGAGCCTGATCCGCAACAGCGGAGCCGCGTTCAGCCTCGGCGAGGACTACACGTGGATCTTCCCGATCGTCACGATCGTGGTGGTGATCTGGATCGGCTGGATGGCCACGAAGCTGCGGTCCGTCCCGTGGGCGATCTCGCTCGGCCTGGTGCTGGGCGGCGCGCTCGGCAACCTGATCGACCGGATCTTCCGCGAGCCGTCCCCGTTCCTCGGCCACGTGGTCGACTTCATCAGCGTGTTCCAGCCCGACGCGGGCGCGTTCCCGATCTTCAACCTGGCGGACAGCTCGCTCAGCGTCGGGGTGGTGCTGGCGGTGCTGCTGGAACTCACCGGACGGCAGCGGGACGGCTCCCGGATATCCTCGGACAGCGGCGAGAAGCCCGCCCCCGGCAGCAGTGACAAGAAGGACAGCACGAGCGCGTGA
- a CDS encoding RluA family pseudouridine synthase: MTQPSGDTRSLPVPDGLDGLRLDAAVSRLFGLSRTAAAAIVEAGDAYVDGTRRGKSDKVSGGSWLEVTLPAPAAPPTVVAETVDGLRVVHSDDDIVVVDKPVGVAAHPSPGWTGPTVIGGLAGLGHTIATSGAAERQGVVHRLDVGTTGLMVVAKSEHAYTVLKRAFKEREVEKRYHAIVQGHLDPLRGTIDAPIDRHPSSDWRWAVMTGGKPSITHYDTLEAFRSASLVDIRLETGRTHQIRVHMSAMRHPCVGDLTYGADPTLAQRAGLHRQWLHARELSFTHPGTYEEVRFVSEYPDDLQHALDVLRAAS, encoded by the coding sequence GTGACGCAGCCCTCCGGTGATACCCGATCCCTCCCCGTGCCCGACGGCCTCGACGGCCTGCGTCTCGACGCCGCCGTCTCCCGGCTGTTCGGGCTCTCCCGCACCGCGGCCGCCGCGATCGTCGAGGCCGGCGACGCCTATGTCGACGGCACCCGGCGCGGCAAATCAGACAAGGTCTCCGGCGGCTCCTGGCTGGAGGTGACGCTGCCCGCACCGGCCGCGCCGCCGACCGTGGTCGCGGAGACCGTGGACGGCCTGCGGGTCGTCCACTCCGACGACGACATCGTGGTGGTCGACAAGCCGGTCGGCGTCGCGGCCCACCCGAGCCCGGGCTGGACCGGCCCGACCGTGATCGGCGGTCTCGCCGGGCTCGGCCACACGATCGCGACCAGCGGCGCCGCCGAGCGCCAGGGGGTCGTGCACCGGCTCGACGTGGGTACCACCGGGCTCATGGTGGTGGCGAAGAGCGAGCACGCGTACACGGTGCTCAAGCGCGCGTTCAAGGAGCGCGAGGTGGAGAAGCGCTACCACGCGATCGTGCAGGGGCACCTCGACCCGCTGCGCGGCACGATCGACGCGCCGATCGACCGGCACCCGTCCTCGGACTGGAGGTGGGCGGTGATGACCGGCGGCAAGCCGAGCATCACGCACTACGACACGCTCGAGGCGTTCCGGTCGGCCAGCCTGGTCGACATCAGGCTGGAGACCGGGCGCACCCACCAGATCCGGGTGCACATGTCCGCGATGCGGCACCCGTGCGTGGGCGATCTCACCTACGGCGCCGACCCGACCCTCGCGCAGCGTGCCGGCCTGCACCGGCAGTGGCTGCATGCGCGCGAGCTGAGTTTCACCCACCCGGGCACGTACGAGGAGGTGCGGTTCGTCAGCGAGTACCCGGACGACCTGCAGCACGCCCTCGACGTGCTGCGCGCGGCGAGTTGA
- a CDS encoding MinD/ParA family ATP-binding protein, producing the protein MEGTETDWGRGQEPPPRWRALLDRALLGGRTGEHAQVNADRAGRGEPGYPANGHNGHPGASGYPEANGYPEGGNRYGAPEGDPRRGYFESTPPGGGPLDAPVPPPDSPLPRRPQRTPASPSYGAAVNGRQQDPVQPPPAQQPPMRPGPDATGTARRQPYPPAGGAYGGPQPVQPPPVTPSGPDEGFESRYAALDPRYSPVQPGRYPSGPPMPPAGAPAPPPVPQAAAPAPPVPQAPPMPPAAAQAPPGGAYGGAPQAYAAPERDYPPQPSRYSILSPPGYVPPPPPPKTEPPAPQAQPAAPARFQEKNVGFLGGAAPEPAARPAMDVETERAISVLKRDLGGPRVMAFANPKGGVHKTTATVLASAAVGSVRGKGVLAWDDNELRGTLGLRAGSARHARTVRHLIAELAQIEITHGAELLDRLDDFLRHASDGSYDVLAGEENPRFAQRLDQHTVRRVLELLRRTHDVICVDTGNNVESVNWQTVLQAADQLVVTTVPREDAAFTADWMLDLLDDVGMGDLVSNAVTLISCPTPGKSPLLDDLEKHFKTRTRAVAIVPYDPALETGASIEYHQLQPETRNAWLRATSMMLEPFAR; encoded by the coding sequence GTGGAGGGCACCGAGACCGACTGGGGTCGGGGGCAGGAACCGCCGCCGCGATGGCGAGCGCTTCTTGACCGTGCCCTGCTCGGTGGCCGGACCGGGGAGCATGCCCAGGTGAACGCGGACCGGGCGGGCCGCGGCGAGCCCGGCTACCCGGCGAACGGACATAACGGGCATCCCGGCGCTAGCGGCTATCCGGAGGCGAACGGCTACCCCGAGGGCGGCAATCGGTACGGCGCGCCCGAGGGCGACCCACGCCGCGGCTACTTCGAGTCCACCCCGCCCGGCGGCGGCCCGCTCGACGCGCCGGTGCCTCCGCCGGACAGCCCGCTGCCGCGCCGCCCGCAGCGCACCCCCGCCTCCCCGTCCTACGGCGCGGCCGTGAACGGGCGCCAGCAGGACCCGGTGCAGCCGCCGCCGGCGCAGCAGCCGCCGATGCGGCCCGGACCGGACGCCACCGGCACGGCCCGCCGCCAGCCGTACCCGCCGGCCGGCGGAGCCTACGGCGGGCCGCAGCCCGTGCAGCCGCCGCCGGTCACGCCGAGCGGCCCGGACGAGGGCTTCGAGTCCCGCTACGCCGCGCTGGACCCGCGCTACTCGCCGGTCCAGCCGGGCCGTTACCCGTCCGGCCCGCCGATGCCGCCGGCCGGTGCTCCGGCGCCCCCACCGGTGCCGCAGGCAGCCGCGCCGGCGCCGCCGGTCCCGCAGGCACCACCGATGCCGCCCGCGGCCGCGCAGGCCCCGCCGGGCGGCGCCTACGGTGGCGCGCCGCAGGCCTACGCCGCACCCGAGCGTGACTATCCGCCGCAGCCGTCGCGCTACTCGATCCTGTCCCCGCCCGGTTACGTGCCCCCGCCCCCGCCGCCGAAGACCGAGCCGCCGGCGCCGCAGGCCCAGCCGGCCGCGCCGGCCCGGTTCCAGGAGAAGAACGTCGGCTTCCTCGGCGGCGCCGCGCCCGAGCCGGCGGCCCGGCCGGCGATGGACGTGGAGACCGAGCGCGCGATAAGCGTGCTCAAGCGTGACCTGGGCGGCCCGCGCGTGATGGCGTTCGCCAACCCGAAGGGCGGCGTGCACAAGACCACCGCGACCGTGCTCGCCTCGGCCGCGGTCGGCAGCGTGCGCGGCAAGGGCGTGCTCGCCTGGGACGACAACGAGCTGCGCGGCACGCTCGGCCTCCGGGCCGGCAGCGCCCGGCACGCGCGCACGGTCCGGCACCTGATCGCGGAGCTGGCCCAGATCGAGATAACGCACGGCGCCGAGCTGCTCGACCGGCTCGACGACTTCCTCCGGCACGCCTCCGACGGGTCGTACGACGTGCTCGCCGGCGAGGAGAACCCGCGCTTCGCCCAGCGCCTCGACCAGCACACGGTCCGCCGCGTGCTGGAGCTGCTGCGCCGCACGCACGACGTGATCTGCGTGGACACCGGCAACAACGTGGAGAGCGTGAACTGGCAGACCGTGCTGCAGGCCGCCGACCAGCTGGTGGTCACCACGGTCCCGCGCGAGGACGCCGCGTTCACCGCGGACTGGATGCTCGACCTGCTCGACGACGTCGGCATGGGCGACCTGGTGTCGAACGCGGTGACGCTCATCTCCTGCCCGACGCCGGGCAAGTCACCGCTGCTCGACGACCTGGAGAAGCACTTCAAGACGCGGACCCGGGCGGTCGCGATCGTGCCGTACGACCCGGCCCTGGAGACCGGCGCGTCCATCGAGTACCACCAGCTCCAGCCGGAGACGCGGAACGCCTGGCTGCGCGCCACCTCGATGATGCTGGAGCCGTTCGCCCGGTGA
- the hisH gene encoding imidazole glycerol phosphate synthase subunit HisH: MTKRVVILDYGSGNLRSAERALERAGADVTVTPDLAAAADADGLVVPGVGAFAACMAGVEKIDAGPMIAERVAAGRPVLGICVGMQIFFEFGDEHGTVTKGLGLLPGGVTRLTAERIPHMGWNTVTVPSGSRLMDGMPGDARFYFVHSYAASGLGALGDALVTTAAHDEPFAAVVERGPLSVAQFHPEKSGDTGARLLRNWIAGL; encoded by the coding sequence ATGACAAAGCGTGTGGTGATCCTGGACTACGGCTCCGGCAACCTGCGCTCCGCCGAGCGCGCGCTCGAGCGGGCCGGCGCGGACGTGACGGTCACGCCGGACCTGGCCGCGGCCGCGGACGCGGACGGCCTGGTCGTGCCGGGCGTCGGCGCGTTCGCCGCGTGCATGGCCGGCGTGGAGAAGATCGACGCCGGCCCGATGATCGCGGAGCGGGTCGCGGCCGGCCGCCCGGTGCTCGGCATCTGCGTGGGCATGCAGATCTTCTTCGAGTTCGGCGACGAGCACGGCACCGTCACCAAGGGCCTCGGCCTGCTGCCCGGTGGCGTGACCCGGTTGACGGCCGAGCGCATCCCGCACATGGGCTGGAACACGGTCACCGTGCCGTCCGGGAGCCGCCTGATGGACGGCATGCCGGGCGACGCCCGGTTCTACTTCGTGCACTCCTACGCGGCCTCCGGGCTCGGCGCGCTGGGGGATGCGCTGGTCACCACGGCCGCGCACGACGAGCCCTTCGCCGCCGTGGTCGAGCGCGGCCCGCTCTCGGTCGCGCAGTTCCACCCGGAGAAGTCCGGCGACACCGGCGCGCGCCTGCTCCGGAACTGGATCGCGGGGCTGTGA
- the hisB gene encoding imidazoleglycerol-phosphate dehydratase HisB, which translates to MSRRARIDRTTNETKVRIELDLDGTGKGDISTGVGFFDHMLNQIAKHGGFDLTVHTEGDLEIDAHHTMEDTALALGTAFAEALGDKAGIRRYGSATIPMDEVLVRAALDLSGRPYMVHDEPLLTPYIGPVYATSMTRHIWESFAQTAKMTLHVSVLRGAREGGHPDAHHVVEAQFKAVSRALREAVEIDPRNAGAIPSTKGTL; encoded by the coding sequence ATGAGCCGACGGGCGCGGATCGACCGCACCACCAACGAGACCAAGGTGCGCATCGAGCTGGACCTGGACGGGACCGGCAAGGGCGACATCAGCACCGGCGTGGGCTTCTTCGACCACATGCTGAACCAGATCGCCAAGCACGGCGGCTTCGACCTGACCGTGCACACCGAGGGCGATCTGGAGATCGACGCGCACCACACGATGGAGGACACCGCGCTCGCGCTGGGCACCGCGTTCGCGGAGGCGCTCGGCGACAAGGCCGGCATCCGGCGGTACGGTTCCGCCACCATCCCGATGGACGAGGTGCTGGTCCGGGCCGCGCTCGACCTGTCCGGCCGGCCGTACATGGTGCACGACGAGCCACTGCTCACGCCGTATATCGGGCCGGTCTACGCGACCAGCATGACCCGGCACATCTGGGAGTCGTTCGCGCAGACCGCGAAGATGACGCTGCACGTCTCGGTGCTGCGGGGCGCGCGGGAGGGTGGCCACCCGGACGCGCACCACGTGGTGGAGGCGCAGTTCAAGGCCGTCTCCCGGGCGCTGCGCGAGGCGGTGGAGATCGACCCGCGCAACGCGGGCGCGATCCCCTCGACCAAGGGCACGCTGTGA
- a CDS encoding TraR/DksA family transcriptional regulator, whose protein sequence is MAKAAETRTPARKTAPAKGARSAAETEKIRAALAGRRDELRHEYDQTLIEIADLQRERLGDSAGDDQADTGTKTFEREQEITLANNLLERINQVERALERLDEGHYGWCERCGNPIPVERLAAFPSATRCVKCKQLEERR, encoded by the coding sequence ATGGCGAAGGCAGCCGAGACCAGGACACCGGCCCGCAAGACCGCGCCCGCGAAGGGCGCCCGGAGCGCGGCCGAGACCGAGAAGATCCGGGCCGCCCTCGCGGGCCGCCGGGACGAACTGCGCCACGAGTACGATCAGACCCTGATCGAGATCGCCGACCTTCAGCGCGAGAGGCTGGGGGACTCGGCGGGCGACGACCAGGCGGACACCGGCACCAAGACGTTCGAACGCGAGCAGGAGATCACGCTCGCGAACAACCTCCTGGAGCGGATCAACCAGGTCGAGCGTGCGCTGGAGCGGTTGGACGAGGGACACTACGGCTGGTGCGAGCGGTGCGGGAACCCGATTCCCGTCGAGCGGCTGGCCGCGTTCCCGTCCGCGACCCGGTGTGTGAAGTGCAAGCAACTGGAGGAGCGGCGCTGA
- a CDS encoding histidinol-phosphate transaminase, protein MIDLPIRDDLRGLSPYGAPQLDVPVRLNTNENSYPVPDEVVEAIGKALQAELRDLNRYPDRDAIALRGALAEYLGHGLTTAHVWAANGSNEIQQQLLQVFAGPGRTALGFTPAYSMHPLLAVGTGTRWVDGRRDEGFGLAAEHAVAQIREHAPDLVFLCSPNNPTGTALDPAVIAAVLDAAPGMVIVDEAYAEFARPGTPSALEVLPGHPRLVVTRTMSKAFGFAGGRLGYLAAHPAVVDAVQLVRLPYHLSALTQAAARAALSHRAALLSTVEAIKVERDRIVSVLRDRGLTVAESDANFVLFATPDPDQKTAWRALLDRGVLVRDVGLPGWLRVTAGTPDETDAFLNAMKELDR, encoded by the coding sequence ATGATCGACCTTCCCATCCGGGACGACCTGCGCGGCCTGAGCCCGTACGGCGCGCCCCAGCTCGACGTGCCGGTCCGGCTGAACACGAACGAGAATTCGTACCCGGTGCCCGACGAGGTGGTCGAGGCGATCGGCAAGGCGCTCCAGGCCGAGCTGCGCGACCTCAACCGCTACCCGGACCGGGACGCGATCGCGCTGCGCGGCGCGCTCGCGGAGTACCTCGGGCATGGCCTGACCACCGCGCACGTCTGGGCGGCGAACGGTTCCAACGAGATCCAGCAGCAACTGTTGCAGGTGTTCGCGGGCCCGGGGCGCACCGCGCTCGGCTTCACCCCGGCCTACTCGATGCACCCGCTGCTCGCGGTCGGCACCGGCACCCGCTGGGTGGACGGCCGGCGCGACGAGGGCTTCGGCCTTGCCGCGGAGCACGCGGTGGCGCAGATCCGCGAGCACGCGCCCGACCTGGTCTTCCTCTGCTCGCCGAACAATCCGACCGGCACCGCGCTGGACCCGGCCGTGATCGCGGCCGTGCTGGACGCCGCGCCCGGCATGGTGATCGTCGACGAGGCGTATGCGGAGTTTGCCCGCCCCGGCACGCCGAGCGCGCTGGAGGTGCTGCCCGGCCACCCGAGGCTGGTGGTGACGCGCACGATGAGCAAGGCGTTCGGGTTCGCCGGCGGGCGCCTGGGCTACCTGGCCGCGCACCCGGCCGTGGTGGACGCGGTGCAGCTGGTCCGGTTGCCGTACCACCTTTCCGCGCTGACCCAGGCCGCGGCGCGGGCCGCGCTGTCGCACCGGGCCGCGCTGTTGAGCACGGTCGAGGCGATCAAGGTCGAGCGGGACCGGATCGTGTCCGTCCTGCGCGACCGTGGGCTCACCGTTGCGGAGAGCGACGCGAATTTTGTCCTTTTTGCGACGCCCGATCCCGACCAGAAGACCGCCTGGCGGGCGCTGCTCGACCGTGGTGTCCTCGTGCGGGACGTCGGTCTGCCCGGCTGGCTGCGCGTCACGGCCGGCACCCCCGACGAGACCGACGCTTTCCTGAACGCGATGAAGGAGCTTGACCGATGA